In the Streptomyces spororaveus genome, AGCCCGTACAGCTCCAGCCCCGCCCCCCTTGGGCCTGACCTGCCGGTTGACGAAGTAGCCGTCGCGGGAATCGGAGTGGTGGCCGCGGAACCGGTGGGGTACGAGCACCTCAGGGCCAGTGGATGGACTGCCTGGACGGCGGGGTGGAGGCCGTCACGATCGGATATCCATAGGATCATCGCACATGCAAACTCCATGGAATGAACGTACCGCGCAGAAACCGTTGGCCCACCAACGAGTGCTGCTACCAATTGCCATGCGCCCGAGCCCGAGTTGGGAAACCACCTCGTGGTCGTGCGCGAGTCCCCCGCCTCCGGCAAGAACGGAATCCACCCATGGCAATCGCACTCCGCAAGACGCTCGCCGTCGCAACGCTGGCCCTGAGCGCCTCCCTCCTGCCGGCCGTCGGGGCACAGGCCGTAGACACCGCCGCCCCGTCCCTGCGCGCTCCCAGCCTCTACTGCCTCGCCAACGCCTGGGAAACCCCGAATGTCTCCACGAAGCCGTGCGATGCCGCCGACCGAGGCCAGCACTGGACCGTCTCGGGCCAGCAGATCTCCCTCAGCAACGCGCGGGGCTACTGTCTCGCCAACACGTGGAACGCTCAGGACGTCTCGGTGAAGCCTTGCAACCCCAAGGACCAGGGCCAGTACTGGACTGTCTCGGGCCAGCAGATCTCCCTCACCTATGCGCCGGCCTATTGCCTGGCCAACGCCTGGCAGACCCCGAACATTTCAACCAAGCCGTGCGACTCCGCCGACCGCGGCCAGCGCTGGGTGATCTTCAACGACCAGATCAGCCTCGCTGCAGCCTGACCCCTGCCCACCGCCGCACCCTGCCTCTGCCCGGGCTCCCCGCGGTCCGGGGGAGGCGGGTGAGGAAGGCCGCCCTCAGGATCGAGAGCGGGGACGAGCCCGTCCGGAGGTCTCACCGATCGGTGATCACGATCTCGCGCTTGAGGATCTTGCCTGTGGGACCCTTGGGGAGCTCGGCCGCGAAGGTGACGATCCGGGGGTACTTGTACGCCGCCACCCGGTCCCTGACGTACGCCCGGATCTCCTCGGCCGTGGCCTCGGCACCGGGCCGGAGCACGATCACCGCCGCGATCTCCTCCCCGTGGAACGAGTGCGGCACGCCGACGACGGCGGCTTCGGCGACGGACGGGTGTGCGTACAGCACCTCCTCGACCTCACGCGGGTACACGTTGTAGCCACCGCGGATGATCAGGTCCTTCTTGCGGTCGACGATGAAGTAGAAGCCGTCCTCGTCGACACGCGCCAGGTCACCGCTGTGGAACCATCCGCCGTGGACCGCCTCCGCCGTGGCCTCGGGGCGGTTCCAGTAGCCCGTCATGAGGTTCTCGCCGCGGATCGCGATCTCGCCGACCTCTCCCGAGGGCACCGCGCCGCCGCCCTCGGCCACGAGCCTCATCTCGACCCCGCGGACGGGCTGTCCGATCGAGCCCGCCTTGCGCGGGCGGTCCGGGTGGTTGAAGGCCGCGACCGGTGAGGTCTCGGAGAGTCCGTATCCTTCGAGGACGGTGACCCCGAAGCGCCGCTCGAAGCCGTGCAGCACCTCTACCGGAAGCGAGGCGCCGCCGGAGACCGCCAGGCGGAGCCCGCGGGCGCTGAAGCCTTCGGGGAGCTCGGCATGGAGCAGCGCCGCGTACATCGTCGGCACGCCGAGGAACACGGTGACCCCGTCGCGGGCGATGGTCTCCAGGGCGCGCTGCGGCTCGAACCGCGGCAACAGCGTCAGTGTGGCGCCGGCGGCAACGGCCGTGTTCAGCGCGCAGGTCTGGCCGAAGGCGTGGAAGAGGGGCAGGCCACCGAAGAGCACGTCGTCGGGTCCGACCCGAAGCAGCGTCTCGGCCGTGGTGGCGGCGTTGGTGGCCAGGTTCCGGTGGGACAGTTCGGCGCCCTTCGGCGTCCCGGTCGTGCCCGAGGTGTAGAGGATGAGGGCCGGGTCGTCATCGGTACGGTCGACGACGCCGGGCGCCGGTTCGTGGGCCCGCAGCAGGTCGTCGAAGTCCGCGGGCTCGGTCACCAGGCATTCGGTTCCGGTCTCGGCAGCGGCCTTCACGGCCTCCTCCGCGAACAGAGGGAACACCAGCGCGACCCGCGCCCCGCAGTCGCGCAGGGTGAAGGCCACCTCACGGGCTCTGAGGAGCGGATTCATCGGCACGACCACACCGCCGGCCCGCAGGATGCCGTAGTAGACGACCGGGAACAGCGGCACGTTGGGCATGGTCAGCGCGATGCGGTCGCCGGGCCGGACGCCGCGGTCGCGCAGGAGGGCGGCGACCCTGGCGCTCGCGTCGTCCAACTGGGCGTAGGTGAGCGTGCTGTCGTCGTGGCGGACGGCGATGCGATCGCCGTGGGCCGCGGCGGAGTCCACGAGGAACGTGGCGAGGTTGGTCATGTCGGCAATCTCCTTGGGTTCGTCTCGGTTTGCGACGAGGCAGCCCGAGGGCGGATCACGTCACGAGGGTGGTGACCCCGTCGCGGGCGCGGGCGGTACCGGTGCCGTGCGACCGGGCCGACCGGAGCCGCAGCCATGGCGCCTGAGCCCGGTGATGGTGTGGGTGTTCCGCCCCGGTGCGGCGACGGGCCCGATCGGGGCGCGTGCGGCGGCTCGACCGCGCGCGTCACACCGTCCATGTCCGCCTCCGTGCCCTCGCGTGTTCGCCGGCCCAGGGCGGTCGCCAGGTGCGGACCGGGCCGGTGAACGGCGCCATGCTAGGTTGCCCACTCCACGCCGCGCTTATCCTGGCGTGA is a window encoding:
- a CDS encoding ricin-type beta-trefoil lectin domain protein, which translates into the protein MAIALRKTLAVATLALSASLLPAVGAQAVDTAAPSLRAPSLYCLANAWETPNVSTKPCDAADRGQHWTVSGQQISLSNARGYCLANTWNAQDVSVKPCNPKDQGQYWTVSGQQISLTYAPAYCLANAWQTPNISTKPCDSADRGQRWVIFNDQISLAAA
- a CDS encoding long-chain-fatty-acid--CoA ligase, translating into MTNLATFLVDSAAAHGDRIAVRHDDSTLTYAQLDDASARVAALLRDRGVRPGDRIALTMPNVPLFPVVYYGILRAGGVVVPMNPLLRAREVAFTLRDCGARVALVFPLFAEEAVKAAAETGTECLVTEPADFDDLLRAHEPAPGVVDRTDDDPALILYTSGTTGTPKGAELSHRNLATNAATTAETLLRVGPDDVLFGGLPLFHAFGQTCALNTAVAAGATLTLLPRFEPQRALETIARDGVTVFLGVPTMYAALLHAELPEGFSARGLRLAVSGGASLPVEVLHGFERRFGVTVLEGYGLSETSPVAAFNHPDRPRKAGSIGQPVRGVEMRLVAEGGGAVPSGEVGEIAIRGENLMTGYWNRPEATAEAVHGGWFHSGDLARVDEDGFYFIVDRKKDLIIRGGYNVYPREVEEVLYAHPSVAEAAVVGVPHSFHGEEIAAVIVLRPGAEATAEEIRAYVRDRVAAYKYPRIVTFAAELPKGPTGKILKREIVITDR